From Xiphophorus couchianus chromosome 7, X_couchianus-1.0, whole genome shotgun sequence:
AGCTCCAATCTGACAGATGcttgtttcatttcaaaattagtaacaaattttaattattcataaaaGCTAAGATATTCCCACCATCATAGAAAGTACaactttttttaacaataagattcaataaaaaaataaaaaatatgtttaaaataaaataaaatgtacatttttaaacctttttcataTACTTCTTAGACTTaataagagatttatttttctgtacatTGCTCTAGTTTCACTGATTCAGAGCTAAGTGTCCAGGGGGACCTGTTCTGTCCAGAGAGAATGACCTGCGTTCTTTCCTCCTGAAGTCTTTCTCCTGCACAGCTTGCACGTCAGAATTGTTATGATGCATAAACAGATTGAGACAGTTATTACATATATTGTTATCCAAGTACTGGCTCGCCATGTCAGATCAGTCACAGCTCCGACTTGCCCTGGAAGAAAGTGGCAATAAAAAGCAAGTCTCAACATTTGTGATTTTGCAACACCCAAGAAGAAAATTAGCTCAACGGTATAGAGAGCTTACCCTCTGCATCAACAGTCACGTTCAaatttccagacttttccacTGCATGTTTCCTCCACCCATCAGCAGGAGCGTGAATCCACTCCTCTACCTCACAGAAATATATGCCGCTGTTTTCCAAATTAGACTTTAAAACTGTAAGGTCAAATTGGTGAGGGGAGGAGTGATCATATCTTACGACGACATTCTTATTTCTGGCTTGTAAGGTAGAATTTCTGTAAGCTGTAAATATGGTTTTAACTTTGGTGCCTTGCTGCCAAAACCATGTGACCTGGAACTGGGATTCCTTGCTGGATTGTTGGGTGATGTGACAGGGAATGGAGAAATCCTCTGCAATGCTTATGTTCATCTCTACCTCTTTCTTTTCAAtggacaattttttttctgtgagaaaatgcataaaatgatATTTTGAGCAAATATTAGTTGAATGCATTAATAAAGCAAAACCTAACTTCCTGGAGAAAAGGTTAAGGGGATTAAATGGCTTTGCAACAAAGAACATcataagagaagaaaaatatacatataaaaatattaggCGTAGATTGAGAAGTAGATTGTGCAATGAAAGAATCCTGAGAGAAAAGTGTTTTACACAGCAATCAGAAAAGAAGTGGCCTTCTTGCAGATACAGAAATAGAGAAGTCAGGTTTTGCAACTCCAGTAATCAAAATTCACACTGACATGATCTACAGATAGCCTTTGTGGGGAAGTACCAAAGGCTATCTGATAGCCCTTGACAGTTCCCATTCATAGGTGTGAATTCACAGGTGTACCAGGGAATGATTTTCAAAAGTACacctatctttttttttttttactctagtCATGTTGCATTTCTAGAGAACAAAAGTAATACTGTATTATTTAGGTACATACATTAATCTACTCCATCTTCAAAATGTAAAGTATGTTGCAAAAATACTCTTGCCACATTAATTTACAGACATTTTGTATCATTAGAATTACAAACTCCCAAACATTTTACTATATTTTGCGTGACTGACAAAGAAGAGCATAAATGTGAAGAAGGTATACATGGGTTTAAAGTTTATCATGGTCTAGTATTCAGCCCTATTTACACCAAAACCCCTCAATTAAATCCAGGTCTGctatttgcttgttttcttcagtAGTGACATGGGAGATGGTTAGTTGATGGGAAGACAAACTGAGGAGAAGACAAGTTAAACATGGAAGGAATTTTGTTCAGCGgttgtaaaacactttgatttgGATTTTGACCTTACAACAGAATAAGAACCTTTAGTGTATAGACAGAGATACAATGAAATGGCTTGGGTCAGAGATCATGCATGCGTCAGAACAGCCCAGACCTATTTCCTATTTAGAATTTGTGGCCAAATATGTTCACATGTGCTCACCATCTTATTTGATTGAGCTTAAGCTATTTTGCAGAGATGAATGAGAGAATATTTCAGTCAATATCTttgcaaagctggtaaaaacatgTCTCAGAATACTTGCAGCTGGATATGCAGTTTATGGTagtttcatttcacaattatgctctactttctgtctgtttatcacataaaatattgatgtttgtttttgtaacatgaTGAAATATATCTCTCTCTATAAACATGCAATGTATTAAATGAAGCCATtggatataaataaaaagaagagaagaatgtaaaatacattagaatcagaaatgattaaagaaaattttaattaagaaaatagaAACTTACCTAGTTCAGTGACATCAACAACTGTGGTTAAATGTTTATCTGAGAGTGAATACCATTCTCCCCAGGGATCTTGTAGGTACTCCACCACCTTGCACATATAAATGCCTTTGTCTGAAATTCTGGCTTGCTGAATAGTTAGTTCAAAAGTAGGTCCGTCAGTGTGCCTCATGCTGATCCGTTTCCTATGACTCTCTTCAATCTGTTGCCCAAATGTAGTGATGCCATTACGGTCTGAGGTCAGAATGGTCTTATTTCCAGCATCTTGTTGAAGTTCCCAGGTGACGGCATATAGAGAAAACTCTGATGTTCTTGAGGTAACTTTGCAATCAATTTGTATGTCAGTATTTATTCTTTGGGCAATGGTGTGACTGGGAGATAGGGCAAGTTTGTTTTCTAGAAAGATGAGAGACAAATAAGTAGAGGTACAAAGGTGACAACTGAAAACAAAGCTACAAAACATGTCGTGATCAAATTTCTGCATTACCTGGATTTTGTACCTTCACATTCACCAGATTGGATGCAGGAAGCTTTTTGTAAACGTTATGCAGGAAAATTGACACCATACATTGGTATTTTCCTTCTTCCCTGTGGCTGGCACGAAGGACTTTCAGATAGTGCATGACACTGTTACCCTGGTTGTCCACCTGTACTTGGTAACGGTACTGGTCTCCAGACCAGCTGATGGAACCATTTGAGTATAGTACCACTATGGTATTAAGGTTGGTGTCTTCTGTCTCCTGGCTCCAAGTAAGTGTCATCGGCACACGTGGACTTGATACTTTGCACATTAATTGTACGTCATTTCCCATAGTCACCAAAGGGTCTCGATTTCTCAGTACCACCTTTACCACTGAATCTAAGACACAAATTGAAATGGCAAGAAATGgataaagtaaaatatctttaaacttgaaattattattattattttttttttttacattttcatatatGTAATATTATAATCTGACCAAATGTTGGCAATAGGGTAATCACTAGAGGAGTTATGAAATACTAAGTTGAGCAACCAGGGAACtttcataatttcttttaaccTAAAAGCAATCTTGCAACAGGCCATCCAGCATCTAAAAGTGTCATGATGAGGTCAGGATACCCCCAGCATTACAGTTACTACAACATTGTTAACTGTGGAGGTTAAGTATGGTGCATCTCCACATTCATATTTTCACCCAAGAAAAGTTCAGTCTTAGGCTCATGTGACCAAAGTGCGCGGTATTCCTGGTACAGTTGGTAGACTATGTGACCACTAAATGTCTCTTTTTGTCCAACAGTTTGTCTGATTTGTCACAGATAGAAAGTATATCTTTATTAATCagctgtctttaaaaaaaatgtgtaggtTTCATCATTTATCTTGAATAAGCgatgtaaaacaaacacacgTCTTACCAATAGACTTCACAGTGACGTTGACATTTTGCATCTGGCTTTGAGTTCTGCCGCTGGGCTGCGTTTCAGAGACAATGCACTCATATATTCCCGAATCAGAGTCTGCAACGTCAGCCAGCTCGAAGACAAATCTGTTTGTCGTCGGACGCGTCACTGTCACCTCCCGACTTGTAAAAGCCTCAGCTTTCTCTGTGACACCGTTCTCATTTAGACTGATGATGGTGGCAAACAAAGATGACGTGGGAGGTGTGGCCTTGCGTTTCCAGCTGACAGagagctgacctttgaccccatcagCTTCACAGATGAGCTTTAATTTCTCTCCTGGGGAAACAGGTTGcttcatgttttccattttgactGAGAGTCCACTTTCTGTAAGCAAATAAGGCAGCAGATGTGACTGGGTTTGACAAAATGATGACAGAAAGCAAAATGTTATCAACATTGTCATCAGCAACCTCTCATCACTGAAATATAATGTATACtcctttgcaaaaaaaatttattagcCTTGAAtactttcactttttgttaTCTTAGAACCACAAATTTGGAGTAATTCTAATAAGTTAAACAATATCAATCAATTCTACTTTGATAGACACAAGTAGAATAAATTGGAGCATTGAAGAGAAGTAACATGTTttctaaagtttattttttttaaatatggaaaacgTGGTTTACCTTGGTATTATCCTCCTGAGTCCCAACTTTGTAGGGTCAAATATGCATATCAGAGTGTAAtatttgcctgtttttctttgcaaaatcaATCAAGCTGAGTAAAGTTGGATTGTAAAACTCTGTGAATGGTAGTTTTTAAGTCTCACCACAGGTTTTTGTAATATAATGaaatatctctctctctctataaacatgcaatgcattttaaaattcacctgattcaaattctgtaaaaaataatctccTATTAAGCACTTTTTGTTATCCAAGTATTAGTCAGTATATCCAAATAAATTCGCCCAGTGCAAtgttgatgttaagtcaagcagaaagggctgagcttttAACAAGTTGAtgttaaaagtatgtttttagctgcagacATATCTTTTGCTATGCTACGTTATTCCAATTTaggcagtaaaatgtttgttttttaattttaaaatatgaattaaattatttgtttattttcacattttaatttatttctaatgtataatgcataaaaatgaaaaatctgcagaatgtgcaaTTTGTTTATCTGATTAACTGAtcaattgtcagaataattgatagaataactaatcattagttgcagcacTACTTgccacatatttttaattagattgTGGTCTGAGTTTTGACAGAGTCATTGGGCCTTGCTGCATGTTTATGGTCATAGGAAAATGAACCTTTGcttcagtctcaagtctttccCCATCTTTTACAATAGGAATGGTGTGTTAGGATCTATACTATATACAGCATGCTACACAAAGGCCAGACAGTTCaacgtttattttatttatttatttattttcttagcaaAGCACCTTTTgtcacatgtttgctgtgcatttctgttttatatatatgaatatatttaaattatattcatgTTAAATAGGTTGAAGACAGATGCAGGTCAccctttcagattttaatttgtaaaaatgtttcacaccaTACATCACATTCCAGCCACATCACAGTTGACTATTAAGTGGTGTTATCAGTTAAAATGAATCACATTAGAGTAACTTCTTGTGCAAAAACGTAGTGTGTGAAGGGGTATGAATcattttacaaggcactgtcTCGGAATTAAGGataatttatgcaaatatttattttagtatgaGTTCATCTCAACCAACCTGGAGTAAAGATGGTGATGTCCACTGGTTGGGAGTCTTGAGCTGCTCCTTGATTAAAGTTTCCAtcttctcctctctcttctGGCCATGCCCTGCAGCTGTAACTCCCTTTATCTGTAGTTTTCACTGGCTTTACCCTGAGTTGATAGTTATTATTCCCAGTCCGCGTGGCTTTTAGCTCcccatttctctctctgtcgATATACTCTTGCCTCACAGTTAGAATGCCTGTAGGGCCAATTTTGGCCAACTCAATTCCTTCCCAGAGCCATGCTACGGAGAAGAACCGTTTTGCGAGGTTCTGTGCCTTTATGCCACAAGACAGCAACAGCTCCTGCCCCTCATGGAGTTCATTCTGTGGCGAAAGACTCACTTCCACAACCGACATGCTTGTCACCACTacacagaataaacaaatataagACACCATTAACTTCTTATTGAGTAGCCATAAAAATATGCTAACAAGTGCTGATTCATTTCAAGACATGCCACTTAGTTCAGGGCACTAATGAAAATAGATTAAATGGTTACTTCATCTTACCTTTAGCTTTGACTGTGAGGGGAATTTCCTCTGCATCCTTCTGAGAAATCTTGTACCAGGAACGATCAGGATCTTGGATCCACTCCTGAGCTTGGCAGTAGATCTGACCCTGGTCTAACGGCTCAAGCTCAGCAATATTAAGCCTGTACGTGGCCTCATCTAATTTGTCTAATCTAATGGCTTTATCTCTATAGCGCTGCTCAAAACCCTCACCTGGAACCAGTGTGAAATCTTTGTCCAAAGAAATTATCGGTTTAGCGTCTTGTTCCCCTTCTTTACGGATGTACCAAGAGAAAGCCAGATGGACGTGCTGGATGGTGTTGGTGGAGGCTTGGCATGTCAAAGAGAGAGCTTCCCCTTCATTATAGCTGGGTGAGGTGGGGGCGTCACTGGATGTAACACTTAGGGAATTGTCAATCACTGTGGCAATGCAAGAAAGATAAACATTGTATCAATCACATGTTATAACCAGACCTTCAGGTGTGGCAGCTAAAAGAATAACTAGTTACCTTTAACAACTGTCGTTGCAGAGTAGACTCCATTGTAATTATATTCTGGATTGACTACGGAGCATTCGTATACCCCTTCATCCTCCTTCTTtaggtattttatttcaaatatgatTGAGTTTGAATCAACATGTTTGATAGACATCTCACTGTTTTGTATACGAGGAATAAAACGAGCATAGCTAAAGCCTTTGTCTTCGGAGCTCATGATATTAATTTCGTGAAAGGGCTTTGAAGGATCTTTCATGCggatctgaaaatgttttttagaatTGACGTTGGAAAATCCACTTGTGTTGCAGGAGATGGAGAGCAGAGAGCCAACCACACGATACAGGGGCCCAGCTTGTATCTCAGTGTTCACTCTGGCCTCTAAGGAAtaaagcaaagacaaaacagagatAATGAAATTAGTAATGGGTAATGATTGAGAGTTTTTGAAACAATATGAAACACTGAAGCTCTAGTGTTTACATTGGCttgtaaaatgtgtttgcttGATGATATAATGAATGGACAGATGTTCAAAACATGTACAGAAGACTTATGGGCTTGGAAAGGCATGACCCTAATGTTATTTGCAATTGTACTCCCTCTAATTACTTCTATTggaattttaaataatgttgaacAGGAAGTAACATGATCCAtggtttttctttaataatatatttttaagtgctATTTTTATTCACCCCATTTGCCCTGACATCAAATAATTCTTTGTAAATACAGTCTAACTTTGtgcaatttaatctcagtataaatccatgAGGTTTGAGAAAGCCTCGTAGGTTTGTTcaagcaaacagcatcatgaggATCAGGGAACAGGGCAGATTGGTCAAGGGGAAAGTTGTAAAGATGACTGAATGGTGGTTAGgttatataaaacaatatccttTAACACTGGAAAGCATAAGACACAAGACATGGCCATCCATCAAAACTAACGGTAAGAATTAACCACAGAAGCAGCCAAAAGGCCTATCTTAACTCTGGAGGAAATGCTGAAATCCATAATTCAGTTTGACGAATCTGTCTACAGAAACTATTAATCATGCTCTCCACATATCTGACTTTAATGGAAgatagcaaaaaagaaaaaaaaaacattgttgagagaaaactgaaaaatagttAAACATGGCGGTAGAAACATCGTACTGTGTGACAGCTTTCCCACAGCAGAGACAAGGAAGCCGGTCAAAGTTGATGGGAAGAAGGATGGAGATGTTAGAGGCTCCAACGCGCTTGAGGCTGGAGGTGAATGCCCTTATATGTATGTACACAGACTTCCCAGCAGGCATCATAAATAAGGCACGATCATGTCTGTATTTCAACAGAGGTCTTAAGCAAGCTTGACTCATACAGACCTTTTTTGAGTTGTTGAGGTGGTGAGTATGCACGGCATCACCAGACAGGAAGTGCTTGGCTGCTGAAAGCATAAATCTACCAAAAAACAAAGTAACTGACTTCCCTCAGCTGAGGATATCAGCCACAGCACGTAGTGGAGCACAGTGTCCCGCATATTGAGGGAAGCATCAAACCCATGACCTAGAGGCAGAAGGCTAAGCAGCATCAAATGTAGAACAGAGGGACTTGAGTGAAATTTCCTTCAAAAAGCTGCAAAGCTTATGAAATCTGCTTCAATGAATTATccatttttggtattttttctttttgtctgtcttgTGACCCCAGCTCCCAccatgtcattttatttcttgatacctaatattttatattggttttattgactttatttATAGGTGTATTTTTTTGCTACCATCTTGCTTTAAGAGTACATCAAGTACATCACTTGACTTCTGTCTACTAGGTAAGAACTGAACatgaaaattacaagaaatttTAGTCTTCACATTAACAGAGAATGTAATGTTACAGTACAGTAACACTACTACTATAAcgactactactaataataactataataatCATTATTATGATTCctatggaaacagaaaacattaattatatattgttattattactactactactaataataataataataatgtattgctgttcaaagtttttaaatataaaattgcaATTACAAAGACAGGGGCTTAGTAAGATTCAATTTAAACAGCGGTGTTTTGTATTAAGAATATTATCAGAGGTAATTCATTAGCTTCAATTTACCTAATATGAATTATTAAGAATAACGACCCAAAACGAGACTAAATATTAAGGGAACTCGCTGCCAGACGTCAAAAATGATTTCAAGGTAATCATAGAAACACGCAAAGTTTATTAGAAACTTAAAACTGAGTTGTAACTTTTACCTTTTCTGTGacttatctaaaataaaactagtcaattaaagttgaatttattaataataaatagcCCCAATAAGTCTCACATTACACGTTGACTTTAACGTGGCTTTGCGAAAGACAATATAAGTTTCACAACAATAGTTGTCCTACTTACCGGAAAGTAGAAATAAACCcagtaaaatcaataaaaagggTCTCCACAGGGAGAACACCGAGGACTTCATTGTGAACGCATGCAAGACGTTGTTCGCAGCACACCAGTGTCCCTTGTCAAGCTAATTTGACTGCTTTAGTCTTCTCGTCGATGTTGAGCAAGAGGTACATTTCCCGGTACGAGAAAAGGTGCATGCGCAGCGAGTAGGTAATAGAGTTAAAAGGTTTAAAGAACGACTTGCTGTTCCAGTTCCGAGTAAGCACTTCCTTTGGTTAACATCGGTAGACGGAACAGAAGACAAGCCGCAAATGCTAAAGTTACAGACAAGAggcatttattttatgcatagCTGTGAAAAGTTACTGTACAGTGGACAGTACTGCTGTGGGCAACACCCACAGAACAGATCATACCTGTTCATGTATTAGTATAGCCATGATAATAGCAATAAtagcatatttttatgttttttttaaactccacaAAACGATGCGGGATTGATATACGTTGCTAAGTAAcaagtaacataaaaaaaatcacatatttcTAAGCAGCGTGAATTTGGTCCTAAAACGACTTCAAATACGCCCTTAAAACATTAACGGGACAACACTGCTACCTAGTGGTAAGTTATCAGACCTGCAGATTTGTCTCATGGTCTAAACTCGTACCCGTGTCTAAAAGAGTGTTCTCCATCTTGCTGCTCCTGtatttgttggttttaatttattactttaaattgtAAAGACATGAACTTTTATGTACAAATCACTAGCTACAATATTATAtaagaagttattttttctgaagTTCTACTGTGTGAACATCTGCTCTGATGAAGCAAACTGCTGAATTAATTGTCGTTAACATTGATGAAATAGTTCCCATGCGTTGTGTTTTATCTGGTTTATCactcaatatatatatttttttagtataAATTATGCACAGGTCCTtctcaacaaattaaaatatcaacaaaatatttgcttctGAAATTCAAAATACATGAATGCCACAGTGACAGTGTGCCACTAGATGCTCTCTACCATCTTTGACATCTAAAGCTGAAGCTGTTCGAATCAGAGGTCATAGCCCTCCagaaatttgcaataaaatgctAGGTCTTGGGAAAACATATGtagtttttgattgtttaacaATTGCCACTCattgcttttgattttatttgactcTTGTAAACTTAATCTGACCCCTTGGTAATAACCATTGTCTTGGACTTGCTACGTACTCTCATCAGTATTATAATCCCCCTTTAACTTCTCTATTTCACTTGAATTTCAATCATCTTTTCTATTCTATATTACTAAGTCTTGGTTATTTTACATATGAAATTTGTTAGTGTAGTATATTGGTTACATATTACATTCTGACTATTTACAATCGTCAATGCCAAATTCCCATCACAATATTCTTTGTGAATATTCAAGCCTAACTTCAATTATAATATGTAGAATCTTTACATATTGTACAAATTAATATTCAGTTAATGTGTACTGTATTACAAATTAATTACAGATGCAtatgtttttaagtttgttcTCTAAAGCATtgactgattttattcattattacattatttgaaactgatgaattgaaaaaaaaaataaatatgattttcaaTTACTGTCAACATTCCAAAAGTAGAATTGTTTGTTACATTACTGCAGCTTTGACTCATGAACAAACCTGGTTTTTACCACCTGTAGTTCTTGAAACCTCCACCAGAGGGGAGAAGATAATTGCTGAATTTGACAGCAAATTCACTATTGCTTATTTATGCCAGTTTGCTGGTGAATGAAGCGCAGTGATACTATTATTGTTAAACCAGCAGAGGGAAACGTAAGGTAGTCTAAAACTTCCTGCTGTATGGTTGTGTTATCTTAAAGTTTGATGATATTCAGTGAACCAAAACCATCGGATGACATGATTCATGTTATCACTGACAGTTGAAACCTTGCACTATTGCCCAGGCAGCATAGATTCTGTGTCTCTCAACCTGGGATCTTggtttccaaataaaatacaaaacttactGAAATCTGAGGAGTAAGTAACTAGGAGTTACACTGAAGTAAGTAGGGGAGAGTAAGTATAGACCACTGAGCCATCGTAAGTTGCTTCTGAAATTGTCTCAAGGCCAAGTGTGACTTAAGAAAGAAATACAACAGTTGTACCTCATGTCTTGAGGACATCTGTGTGTAATGGTTCTTGAAACTTTTACAACACTGAATCTCTTAAATGGGTTGTGCTTTTCGATCTCCTCTGCTATAGTAATCCATGTTGCTTGTGAACCTTTTTCTACTTATGTTTTCCTCCCACCCAACTTCCTGTGAATGTACTTGATAAATCACTATGTGGACAgtttctttagcaatgacctttCGAGGCTTACACTTCTTGTTGAGGGGGTTAGTGACATTGTGTTGAAAGCCGTGAAGACAGCAGTCATCCCCATGTTTATTTGTTCTATGActatgtttttgtcttaattattctttttttattatttgttactatttaatattaaactttttgaagaaactttattttggattttaatagCAATAGCTCATAATTCCTTCAATTAACTGATTTGCTTTTAATATCCCTCATTGTGTGTGcaatgaatattttacatatgaTACATAAGTTTCacttaaacttttttcaaaaatattataatttattgagattCATTTGTGACAGACTATACCAGTATGAATGCATCCAAATGCCAAGCTCTAACTTTTGTTGCTTTCCAGTtctataaaaaagtattttccttctttaaaaaatcttcaaacaaattttatcaTCAGACAGTGATAAGcagagtaaatataaaacacagttttcaaaTTGTGATTTTAGGTTATCTTTACCTCAAAATCATAAAGGAGAGTGTCTGGCTACAGTTCATGGATCAACCAGCAAAtgattcaaaaaacaaaatgaaggttttggtGTGGCTCAGTCAAAGTAAGAATCAAAATCTAATTGTGATTTTCTGGCATGACACTAAACAGGATATTTATGTGCAAAAAACCTCATAGGTGACCTAATTCATacaattttcaattaaatttaatcaggtaaaccccgttgagatctagatctcattttcaagagggacctgggcaaaaaatttgcaatacatagcaacctggttacaagataaaaacaattaatacatatgcacaagtataaaacaataaaaacaatttaaaaacaatgacactgtttcatagaatcttgttgcctatctttaagaactgctcgaaaaaagtccagtgaaatcatttccgacaTCTTACAAAGAAGATTGGACAAAATATCCTTCaaatagatgtaaaaaaaaatctcaaatcatTGATAGTTGGTGGCAATCAGGATTTCCcgatgacatttttttaatattatcaCTGACTGTTGAAACTTTGTGCTAATGCCCATGCAGCATGGATTCTTAGTTGCCATATAAAGCCAAGATCCCAGGGAGCACATTTTTGCATTGTAGTTCACACAGATGTAGCATAAGACTAATTGTTCACTCTTCCAAAATGATTGGAATGAGAAAgattaagatattttctttgctgTGCCTCAAAATTGGTAAAAGTGGCAGTAAAAGGACAACTTGTGTACATCTCTCATTTAAGCaagcaagaaaaataagcaaGTTTTCCCTGTAAATCAGCCAGAGTACAGGAGAGTAGGTAACTACAGAGTTGAATAAAAGACATCTACTTCAAGCTGCTCATTGGCTTTGTTTACTGTTATCTCTCTTTGTTGAGGTCTACAGCACAAAGTCtagaatcatttttttttctgcaaaaagagGAATATTAGGTAAGCTAGGGGAAATTTGATCAGCACATTCGAAGAGGAAGTGCTTAGAAACAAGCATTGCTACACACGCATGTTCCCCACAGAACAGGAATAGGAAGTATGAAGaggacagaagagaaaaaaacaacaaatcctcATCTCAAAGCGACACAACTGCTCTCACTGTGAACcacaaaggtttttgt
This genomic window contains:
- the LOC114147803 gene encoding immunoglobulin superfamily member 2-like isoform X2: MKSSVFSLWRPFLLILLGLFLLSEARVNTEIQAGPLYRVVGSLLSISCNTSGFSNVNSKKHFQIRMKDPSKPFHEINIMSSEDKGFSYARFIPRIQNSEMSIKHVDSNSIIFEIKYLKKEDEGVYECSVVNPEYNYNGVYSATTVVKVIDNSLSVTSSDAPTSPSYNEGEALSLTCQASTNTIQHVHLAFSWYIRKEGEQDAKPIISLDKDFTLVPGEGFEQRYRDKAIRLDKLDEATYRLNIAELEPLDQGQIYCQAQEWIQDPDRSWYKISQKDAEEIPLTVKAKVVTSMSVVEVSLSPQNELHEGQELLLSCGIKAQNLAKRFFSVAWLWEGIELAKIGPTGILTVRQEYIDRERNGELKATRTGNNNYQLRVKPVKTTDKGSYSCRAWPEERGEDGNFNQGAAQDSQPVDITIFTPESGLSVKMENMKQPVSPGEKLKLICEADGVKGQLSVSWKRKATPPTSSLFATIISLNENGVTEKAEAFTSREVTVTRPTTNRFVFELADVADSDSGIYECIVSETQPSGRTQSQMQNVNVTVKSIDSVVKVVLRNRDPLVTMGNDVQLMCKVSSPRVPMTLTWSQETEDTNLNTIVVLYSNGSISWSGDQYRYQVQVDNQGNSVMHYLKVLRASHREEGKYQCMVSIFLHNVYKKLPASNLVNVKVQNPENKLALSPSHTIAQRINTDIQIDCKVTSRTSEFSLYAVTWELQQDAGNKTILTSDRNGITTFGQQIEESHRKRISMRHTDGPTFELTIQQARISDKGIYMCKVVEYLQDPWGEWYSLSDKHLTTVVDVTELGKKKIVH
- the LOC114147803 gene encoding immunoglobulin superfamily member 3-like isoform X1, with protein sequence MKSSVFSLWRPFLLILLGLFLLSEARVNTEIQAGPLYRVVGSLLSISCNTSGFSNVNSKKHFQIRMKDPSKPFHEINIMSSEDKGFSYARFIPRIQNSEMSIKHVDSNSIIFEIKYLKKEDEGVYECSVVNPEYNYNGVYSATTVVKVIDNSLSVTSSDAPTSPSYNEGEALSLTCQASTNTIQHVHLAFSWYIRKEGEQDAKPIISLDKDFTLVPGEGFEQRYRDKAIRLDKLDEATYRLNIAELEPLDQGQIYCQAQEWIQDPDRSWYKISQKDAEEIPLTVKAKVVTSMSVVEVSLSPQNELHEGQELLLSCGIKAQNLAKRFFSVAWLWEGIELAKIGPTGILTVRQEYIDRERNGELKATRTGNNNYQLRVKPVKTTDKGSYSCRAWPEERGEDGNFNQGAAQDSQPVDITIFTPESGLSVKMENMKQPVSPGEKLKLICEADGVKGQLSVSWKRKATPPTSSLFATIISLNENGVTEKAEAFTSREVTVTRPTTNRFVFELADVADSDSGIYECIVSETQPSGRTQSQMQNVNVTVKSIDSVVKVVLRNRDPLVTMGNDVQLMCKVSSPRVPMTLTWSQETEDTNLNTIVVLYSNGSISWSGDQYRYQVQVDNQGNSVMHYLKVLRASHREEGKYQCMVSIFLHNVYKKLPASNLVNVKVQNPENKLALSPSHTIAQRINTDIQIDCKVTSRTSEFSLYAVTWELQQDAGNKTILTSDRNGITTFGQQIEESHRKRISMRHTDGPTFELTIQQARISDKGIYMCKVVEYLQDPWGEWYSLSDKHLTTVVDVTELEKKLSIEKKEVEMNISIAEDFSIPCHITQQSSKESQFQVTWFWQQGTKVKTIFTAYRNSTLQARNKNVVVRYDHSSPHQFDLTVLKSNLENSGIYFCEVEEWIHAPADGWRKHAVEKSGNLNVTVDAEGQVGAVTDLTWRASTWITIYVITVSICLCIITILTCKLCRRKTSGGKNAGHSLWTEQVPLDT